A region of Tigriopus californicus strain San Diego chromosome 7, Tcal_SD_v2.1, whole genome shotgun sequence DNA encodes the following proteins:
- the LOC131883664 gene encoding polyadenylate-binding protein 4-like — protein sequence MQAATPTVPDLNPANAAAPPQPGNPNYPMASLYVGDLDPSVTEAMLFEKFSSAGPVLSIRVCRDMITRQSLGYAYVNFQQPADAERALDTMNFDVLKGRPIRIMWSQRDPSLRRSGVGNVFIKNLDKTIDNKAMYDTFSAFGNILSCKVVQDSVGGESKGYGFIHFETEEAAVKAISKVNGMLLNGKKVFVGRFVPRKEREVELGEKAKRFTNCYFKNITEEMTETDMTEMFKKYGDISSLKIVKGEEGMNKGFGFVSFEDPECAERAVEDLNGKEINGRPMYLGRAQKKAERQTELKRKFELVKMERLNRYQGVNLYVKNLDDTIDDERLRTEFAPFGTITSAKVMTEEGRSKGFGFVCFSSPEEATKAVTEMNGRIIVAKPLYVALAQRKEDRKAHLASQYMQRVTGLRMQQMGQMGYAQPSGGYFMPAMPQPQRFFNPAQAGMRSGTPRWTQQGRGGGNPGMMNMGGFRSHGPRGPRPSQGGMGGPGGVRQMGQPMMPMMQRPGLSHQAVQQMQAANPRSQGFKYTQGVRNPSVPVMPQSMPPQQQAQQAVVIQGQEPLTASMLAAALPQEQKQMLGERLFPLIQRMYPEMPGKITGMLLEIDNSELLHMLEHQESLKSKVDEAVAVLQAHQKQPSDA from the exons ATGCAAGCCGCCACGCCCACCGTCCCCGATCTCAATCCGGCCAACGCGGCCGCCCCACCCCAGCCCGGCAACCCCAACTACCCCATGGCCTCGTTGTACGTGGGAGACTTGGATCCTTCGGTGACGGAGGCCATGCTCTTTGAGAAGTTCTCTTCGGCCGGCCCCGTGTTGTCGATTCGTGTTTGCCGAGATATGATCACGCGTCAATCGCTGGGATACGCCTACGTCAACTTCCAGCAACCCGCCGATG CTGAACGCGCTTTGGACACGATGAACTTTGATGTGCTGAAAGGTCGTCCGATCCGCATCATGTGGAGCCAACGGGACCCCTCTCTGCGTCGCTCGGGCGTGGGCAACGTGTTCATCAAGAACCTGGACAAGACCATTGACAACAAGGCCATGTACGACACCTTCTCGGCCTTTGGAAATATCTTGAGCTGCAAGGTGGTTCAAGACTCCGTGGGTGGCGAGTCCAAGGGCTACGGCTTCATCCACTTCGAGACCGAGGAGGCGGCTGTCAAAGCCATCAGCAAAGTCAACGGCATGTTGCTCAATGGCAAGAAGGTCTTCGTGGGTCGGTTCGTGCCGCGCAAGGAGCGCGAAGTCGAGCTCGGCGAAAAGGCCAAACGTTTTACCAATTgctatttcaaaaacatcacgGAAGAAATGACCGAAACTGACATGACCGAAATGTTCAAGAAATACGGCGACATCAGCTCTCTCAAG ATTGTGAAAGGCGAAGAGGGTATGAACAAAGGCTTCGGCTTTGTCAGCTTCGAAGATCCGGAATGTGCCGAGAGGGCCGTGGAAGATCTCAACGGCAAGGAAATCAATGGACGTCCCATGTACTTGGGGCGGGCCCAGAAGAAGGCCGAGCGCCAAACCGAGCTCAAGCGCAAGTTCGAGTTGGTCAAGATGGAGCGTCTGAACCGCTATCAAGGCGTCAACCTATACGTGAAGAATCTGGACGACACCATCGATGACGAGCGTTTGCGCACCGAATTCGCCCCCTTCGGCACCATCACGTCCGCCAAGGTCATGACCGAGGAAGGACGAAGCAAGGGATTCGGGTTCGTTTGCTTCTCCTCCCCGGAGGAAGCCACCAAAGCCGTGACCGAGATGAACGGACGGATCATCGTGGCCAAGCCCTTGTACGTGGCCCTGGCCCAGCGGAAGGAAGATCGAAAGGCCCACTTGGCTTCGCAGTACATGCAACGTGTCACCGGCTTGCGCATGCAACAGATGGGACAG ATGGGCTATGCCCAACCCTCGGGCGGTTACTTCATGCCTGCCATGCCCCAGCCTCAGCGCTTCTTCAACCCTGCTCAAGCGGGCATGCGCTCGGGCACACCCCGATGGACTCAACAAGGCCGCGGAGGCGGCAACCCCGGCATGATGAACATGGGTGGCTTCCGATCCCACGGTCCTCGAGGACCCCGCCCCTCTCAGGGCGGTATGGGAGGACCGGGAGGTGTGCGCCAAATGGGACAGCCCATGATGCCCATGATGCAGCGCCCGGGACTCTCACACCAGGCCGTCCAACAAATGCAGGCCGCCAATCCCCGCTCCCAAGGATTCAAGTACACCCAAGGCGTGCGCAACCCTTCGGTGCCCGTGATGCCGCAGTCCATGCCGCCACAACAACAGGCCCAACAAGCCGTGGTCATCCAAGGTCAGGAGCCTTTGACGGCCTCCATGTTGGCGGCTGCTCTGCCTCAAGAACAGAAACAGATGTTGGGCGAGCGATTGTTCCCCTTGATCCAGAGGATGTACCCAGAGATGCCCGGAAAGATCACGGGCATGTTGCTCGAGATCGACAACTCAGAGTTGTTGCACATGTTGGAGCACCAAGAGTCCTTGAAGAGCAAGGTCGATGAGGCCGTGGCCGTTCTTCAGGCCCATCAGAAGCAGCCTTCCGACGCCTAA